The following proteins are co-located in the Pseudoalteromonas sp. N1230-9 genome:
- the atpB gene encoding F0F1 ATP synthase subunit A, with protein MAAEEVTLSSHIQHHLTNAKMCSTDAGLAFNKACADSGFWTWNIDTLAWSIGLGLVFLWIFRSAAKKANTGVPGKFQCFIEMIVEFVGDNVRDTYHGKSALIAPLALTIFVWVFLMNLMDLIPVDFLPAFAGFVGEQAFGMDSHDVYMKIVPTTDINMTAALAIGVFILMIGYAIKIKGIGGFIAELTLHPFSSNNKLAMVFLIPCNLLLETIALVAKPFSLALRLFGNLYAGELIFILIGAVGLMQLPLHFIWAVFHILVIVLQAFVFMMLTIVYLSMASSDNH; from the coding sequence ATGGCTGCAGAAGAAGTAACTCTATCAAGCCATATTCAGCACCACTTAACGAACGCTAAGATGTGCTCGACCGACGCTGGTCTTGCCTTCAACAAAGCGTGTGCAGACAGTGGTTTCTGGACATGGAATATAGATACCCTTGCATGGTCAATCGGTTTAGGTCTAGTCTTTTTATGGATCTTCCGTAGTGCCGCTAAAAAAGCAAATACCGGTGTACCTGGTAAATTTCAGTGCTTCATTGAAATGATCGTTGAGTTCGTTGGCGACAACGTACGTGACACATACCACGGTAAAAGCGCATTAATCGCTCCATTAGCTCTGACGATTTTCGTTTGGGTGTTCTTAATGAACTTAATGGACTTGATCCCGGTTGATTTCCTACCTGCATTCGCTGGCTTCGTTGGCGAGCAAGCATTTGGTATGGATTCTCACGACGTTTACATGAAGATTGTACCTACAACAGACATCAACATGACAGCTGCACTGGCTATTGGTGTATTCATTCTGATGATCGGTTACGCAATCAAAATCAAAGGGATTGGCGGATTCATAGCTGAATTAACGCTTCATCCGTTTAGCTCAAATAACAAGCTAGCGATGGTGTTCTTAATCCCATGTAACTTATTACTAGAAACAATCGCTTTAGTTGCTAAGCCATTCTCGTTAGCACTGCGTTTATTCGGTAACTTATATGCTGGTGAGTTGATTTTCATCTTGATCGGCGCAGTTGGTTTAATGCAACTACCGTTGCACTTTATTTGGGCTGTATTCCACATCTTAGTAATCGTACTACAAGCATTCGTATTCATGATGCTGACTATCGTTTACCTAAGCATG
- a CDS encoding ATP synthase subunit I: MTNKLAKPYRLAAFKLICLQGIVALIAAVIVFVGWGVNAGQSALAGGAVALLPNFVFVVYAFRYMGASRTNQVYASLKRGNGLKFMLTIVLFALILKSYTVILLPFFCVYVLVLFSGLFAPVFFNH, from the coding sequence GTGACTAATAAGTTAGCAAAGCCATATCGGCTTGCCGCATTTAAATTAATTTGTCTTCAGGGTATCGTAGCGCTTATTGCTGCAGTAATTGTTTTTGTAGGTTGGGGAGTCAATGCCGGCCAGTCAGCACTTGCTGGCGGAGCTGTTGCACTACTCCCTAATTTTGTATTTGTCGTCTATGCATTTAGATATATGGGTGCTAGTCGGACAAATCAAGTGTATGCCTCGCTCAAGCGCGGCAACGGATTAAAATTTATGCTAACAATCGTATTGTTCGCACTAATACTGAAGTCTTATACGGTTATTTTATTACCGTTTTTTTGTGTGTATGTATTGGTGTTGTTCAGTGGATTGTTTGCGCCCGTTTTTTTTAATCATTAA